TCGTCATCAATTGATTGAACTAAAAGGATATCAAAATGAAGAACTACCTTCAATTGAGGTGATTCGACAACGATTAAACCAATTGGGTTATGGCTTAAAGCAGGTTGCTAAAACTAAGCCAATAAAAGAGATACCAGAAACTGGAGCTATCTTTAAAGAAGTTAATCGTATTAATCAGGAAGCTGATGATGACCTCGCGACGCTACGAATTTCTATGGATGCAAAGGTGGGGATAAAAGTTGGGGAATTTGACAGAGGAGGAAAAACTCGTGTACCTACTGTTGCGTTGGATCATGACTTTTCCGATTGCTCAACTTTAACTCCCTACGGGATTTTTTTACCTCAAGAGAGTGAGTTATTTTTATTTTTCGTTCAATCCAAACTGACTGCTGATTGTATTGTTGACCTACTCGAAGATTGGTGGTTAGGTGTTCTAGACCGATTTTCTCACATTCGTAAAATAGTTATCAACCAAGATAATGGACCAGAAAATAACTCTCGGCGAACTCAATTTATGTTTCGTATTCTTGAATTTGCCCACAAATTTCAACTGAAAATCCAATTAGCTTACTATCCGCCCTACCACAGTAAATACAACCCGGTTGAACGAGCTTTTGGATGGCTTGAACAACATTGGAGCGGTAGCTTACTAGATAGTGTTGATACTGTAATTAAGTTCGCTTCGACTCTAACTTTTAAAGGTAAAAATCCTATGGTTACTTTGGTTGAGCGAGTTTACCATACAGGAGTTAAACTAACTTTGGCAGCGATGGCGGAAGTTGAAAAACAAATTCAACGTTTACCAAACTTGAAGCAATGGTTTGTTGAAATATTTGGTAGCTCTGCCTAATTTCTGGATCATTTATTTCTTGGAACACTCTAAAGTATTATTGTCCAGTTTAAAGAGTTCGTATCATTGCCCCAAATCCCTTATAAAAGTAAGGTTTTAGGGATGGACATTAATTGTTTAAGTTGGACAAGAATTATTTAATGCACAGCGTGGGACAAGTAGGTAAGAGTGGAGTAAAATCTATCATCTCGTTACCTACGAACGGGTATACAATCAATTATATTGGTATTCCGGTAGATTTGCCAAGATATACCCAGATATTTATTTACAGTTCATTACCCCAGAATATCAATACCTTGGTTTCCCTGAACAAACAGGTTTCCTCCCGCTTTGGCAACAAAAGGATTCGTTATACTATCGCACGGACGATTAAAATATCCCATACAAGGTATTGAGGTATTTACATTTGCTGATGGAGCCAAACCGTCACAAGAAATGTTTGAGCAAATGGAAGCTTTAAGTTGGGCAATTCCTGTTGTTCTTTTCAGACAATTAGCTGAAGAATCTTTAAAAGCAGGAGGTTAGTAAAATCGTAGTAAGGACTTTAGTCCTTCAAATACTTGCTTAGAGGGATAAATCGCTCACTACGCGAACGCCAACGCACTCAATGTACTTCGTCGAAATGGTTATCTTTCCATCACAACAGCTCAAAGATTTCTCTCTAACGATATTGAAAAACTTAGAAATGCTTGTGGAATGAAACAACCCCGCTCCTACGTAGTCAAAGCAGAAAAGGCGTATCTTTGCTTCGGGATTTGGTTTAAGTTTGACGAGCCAGTTGTCAACAGACGATGTTCGTACCACGATCAATCTTTAACTTGATTGTGCTGATTTTTCCATTTGCTGACGCAGGCTAAGTGGTCTCATATCAGTCCACACTTCCTTGATGTAAGCTAGGCATTCATCCTTTGTCCCGCTTTTACCAACATCTGTCCAACCAGGAGCGTTTTCCCGCTCACTAGGCCAAATTGAATACTGTTCTTCGTGATTTATGACAACTTTGTAGATAGTTGTGTCTTCTTGGTCATTCCAACTCATAATTACTCCAAAAAATTGACACGCTTGTTTACTTGATCTGCTAGCACAGTTTTGCTACTCCTTTGTCCTATGATATCGCTATCTAGTAATAACTCCAGGTGCTTTATTTAAAGAATATCCAACTTTATCAATCTGCTGCGGAGCCT
Above is a genomic segment from Tolypothrix sp. NIES-4075 containing:
- a CDS encoding ISAzo13 family transposase; the protein is MQLTDSLKSLYIKTSQKLKGSDRRQFMAEVVKGLGRGGQIIAERELGWNRRTIRKGIQELEHGMSIADSFKLRGRKRSEENLPFLLSDIVSIVDPQSQTDPTFNSIKLYTRLSAAEVRHQLIELKGYQNEELPSIEVIRQRLNQLGYGLKQVAKTKPIKEIPETGAIFKEVNRINQEADDDLATLRISMDAKVGIKVGEFDRGGKTRVPTVALDHDFSDCSTLTPYGIFLPQESELFLFFVQSKLTADCIVDLLEDWWLGVLDRFSHIRKIVINQDNGPENNSRRTQFMFRILEFAHKFQLKIQLAYYPPYHSKYNPVERAFGWLEQHWSGSLLDSVDTVIKFASTLTFKGKNPMVTLVERVYHTGVKLTLAAMAEVEKQIQRLPNLKQWFVEIFGSSA
- a CDS encoding MbtH family protein, with the translated sequence MSWNDQEDTTIYKVVINHEEQYSIWPSERENAPGWTDVGKSGTKDECLAYIKEVWTDMRPLSLRQQMEKSAQSS